Proteins found in one Triticum aestivum cultivar Chinese Spring chromosome 4D, IWGSC CS RefSeq v2.1, whole genome shotgun sequence genomic segment:
- the LOC123099050 gene encoding riboflavin biosynthesis protein PYRD, chloroplastic — protein MISSSLLSLPRLAPRPVPAAASPCRARLAVGGGGARGLAAGVRCRAQAGEMDAHYMRRCVELARTAAGHTSPNPMVGCVIVREGQVVGEGFHPKAGQPHAEVFALRDAGDLAENATAYVSLEPCNHYGRTPPCTEALIKAKVKEVVVGMTDPNPIVASKGIEKLRNAGIDVRVGVEEALCLRLNEAYIHRMLTGKAFATLRTTLSMNGIVINQIGSGADQPGGYYSQLAKEYDGVIISSDMAKATTLPVSQEAGAKQPLYIIIVQGEGSELHIPFLDEESASNAIVLADSPVTVEPSGVSVSVLDQMNLESILRLLADRGLCSVLVDFRDAGGVLVPLLSKFQEDKLVQKVVVELSPVWVVSPGPSDLAFGGSQSFALKNVEHKECDQHEHLRPEGTELLARIAVDYTPDACRHAPASGEIHVTYDHRGGARWRSRGRFLPGCAVAAAVRAPAGDTAGLNYNLYLSSLEGSSDMDEIDFEFLGNDKRAVQTNLFVAGSGGREMVHQLPFDTSDGFHHYAVAWSAEAVEWRVDGEVIRREERRDGEPWPEKPMYLYASLWDASDVDEGKWTGTYHGRDAPYVCSYRDVRVPVVALSAGEGEECQDDANAGDEAGAAEEEVDAEAGKN, from the exons GGGGAGATGGACGCGCACTACATGCGGCGGTGCGTCGAGCTGGCGCGGACGGCGGCCGGGCACACCAGCCCCAACCCCATGGTGGGCTGCGTCATCGTCCGCGAAGGCCAAGTCGTCGGCGAGGGATTCCACCCCAAAGCCGGCCAGCCCCACGCCGAG GTATTCGCTTTGAGAGACGCAGGGGATTTAGCAGAGAATGCAACGGCTTATGTGAGTTTGGAGCCCTGCAACCACTACGGGAGAACCCCTCCCTGCACCGAAGCACTCATCAAAGCCAAAGTTAAGGAGGTTGTGGTGGGGATGACTGACCCAAATCCTATTGTAGCATCTAAAGGGATTGAAAAACTCAGAAACGCCGGCATAGATGTGAGGGTTGGTGTGGAGGAAGCATTATGCCTCAGATTAAATGAGGCTTACATTCATCGCATGCTTACTGGGAAAGCCTTTGCAACTTTGAG AACTACACTCTCGATGAACGGAATTGTCATAAATCAAATCGGGAGCGGAGCTGATCAACCAGGAGGATACTACTCGCAATTAGCGAAAGAATACGATGGAGTTATAATTTCAAGCGACATGGCCAAGGCGACTACCTTACCAGTATCACAAGAGGCTGGCGCAAAGCAGCCTCTTTACATCATCATAGTGCAGGGAGAAGGTTCTGAATTACACATCCCGTTTCTCGACGAGGAGTCTGCATCTAACGCAATAGTCCTGGCCGATAGTCCCGTTACCGTGGAGCCATCGGGAGTCAGCGTCTCGGTCCTCGACCAGATGAACCTAGAGTCCATCCTTCGACTTCTCGCGGATCGAGGGTTGTGCAGTGTGCTGGTTGATTTCCGAGATGCCGGAGGCGTCCTGGTGCCGCTGCTGAGCAAGTTTCAAGAGGACAAGCTGGTGCAGAAGGTTGTTGTGGAGCTCTCACCTGTCTGGGTGGTGAGCCCTGGGCCGAGCGACCTGGCGTTTGGTGGCAGCCAGTCGTTTGCACTCAAGAATGTGGAGCACAAGGAG TGCGACCAGCACGAGCACCTGCGCCCCGAGGGCACGGAGCTGCTGGCGCGCATAGCCGTGGACTACACACCGGACGCCTGCCGCCACGCGCCGGCGTCCGGCGAGATCCACGTCACCTACGACCAccgcggcggggcgcggtggcggTCCCGCGGCCGCTTCCTGCCGGGCTGCGCCGTGGCCGCCGCGGTCCGCGCCCCCGCCGGCGACACCGCGGGGCTCAACTACAACCTCTACCTGTCGTCGCTGGAGGGCTCCAGCGACATGGACGAGATCGACTTCGAGTTCCTCGGCAACGACAAGCGCGCCGTGCAGACCAACTTGTTCGTCGCCGGGAGCGGCGGCAGGGAGATGGTCCACCAACTCCCCTTTGACACCTCCGACGGGTTCCACCACTACGCCGTCGCCTGGAGCGCCGAGGCCGTGGAGTGGCGCGTCGACGGGGAGGTGATCCGGCGGGAGGAGCGGCGCGACGGGGAGCCCTGGCCGGAGAAGCCCATGTACCTGTACGCCTCCTTGTGGGACGCGAGCGACGTCGACGAGGGGAAGTGGACCGGCACGTACCACGGCCGCGACGCGCCCTACGTCTGCAGCTACAGAGACGTCAGGGTGCCCGTTGTCGCGCTATCAGCGGGAGAGGGAGAAGAATGCCAGGATGATGCGAACGCCGGAGATGAGGCTGGTGCTGCGGAGGAGGAGGTTGACGCCGAAGCTGGTAAAAATTAG